The proteins below come from a single Acanthopagrus latus isolate v.2019 chromosome 4, fAcaLat1.1, whole genome shotgun sequence genomic window:
- the LOC119018007 gene encoding C-type mannose receptor 2-like: MMMTMMMESGSSGLFLLLLLLTSGASGLGSVLWIGFNYYSPPYTWKNAQSFCRSHFVDLATIYTQDNTGYMNIEEHKAWIGLHRQYGNDSTLWYWSNGQLNYFWRWADNQPGNDDCAVVNNRQKKFYGSNCDGRNFFICHKMKSSGPEYTFVPQLKTWSEAREYCSNNFDDLATIKLDYQMDKAVLDWDYPVWTGLYRDGGTFKWSTGVSTFLDWASGEPRNNGDCVSILSHQKKMATQDCSALFPFVCLRDNLVLVKENKTWEEALEHCRGLDPSNPRYELLSIQPEVDHMYVMTTVMQRAVTEKVWTGLRFLAGKWLWVNVADQLYSDLPTCPATKDHCGALSKNDTGQMETTDCTERLNFLCYRRW; encoded by the exons atgatgatgacgatgatgatggagaGCGGCTCGTCAggactcttcctcctcctcctcctcctcaccagtgGTGCGTCTGGACTGGGATCAGTGCTGTGGATCGGTTTCAACTACTACTCACCTCCCTACACCTGGAAGAACGCTCAGAGTTTCTGCCGGAG TCACTTCGTTGACCTGGCCACCATCTATACGCAGGACAACACAGGCTACATGAACATAGAGGAACATAAAGCATGGATCGGCCTGCACAGGCAGTATGGCAACGACTCCACCCTCTGGTACTGGAGTAACGGACAGTTGAACTACTTCTGGCGCTGGGCAGACAACCAGCCAGGCAACGATGACTGTGCTGTCGTCaataacagacagaaaaa GTTTTATGGCTCCAATTGCGACGGACGTAACTTCTTCATCTGCCATAAGATGAAAAGCAGTGGTCCTGAATACACGTTTGTACCACAGTTGAAGACGTGGTCTGAAGCTCGGGAGTACTGCAGTAATAATTTTGACGATCTGGCAACTATCAAACTGGATTACCAAATGGATAAGGCTGTCTTGGATTGGGACTATCCAGTCTGGACTGGACTGTACAGAGATG GGGGAACGTTTAAGTGGAGCACAGGGGTGTCCACGTTCTTAGACTGGGCATCAGGCGAGCCAAGGAACAACGGCGACTGTGTCTCCATCCTCTCTCATCAAAAAAAGATGGCCACCCAAGACTGCTCCGCCCTGTTTCCCTTCGTCTGCTTGAGGGACAATCTGGTCCTGGTGAAGGAGAACAAGACCTGGGAGGAGGCGCTGGAACACTGCCGAGGCCTCGACCCATCGAACCCTCGCTACGAGCTGCTCAGCATCCAGCCCGAAGTCGACCACATGTATGTGATGACCACGGTCATGCAGAGGGCCGTCACTGAGAAG GTGTGGACAGGTCTCCGGTTCCTGGCCGGTAAATGGTTGTGGGTGAACGTAGCTGATCAGCTGTACTCTGATCTGCCCACCTGCCCCGCCACGAAGGATCACTGCGGAGCGCTATCCAAGAATGACACCGGCCAAATGGAGACCACGGACTGTACGGAAAGGTTAAACTTCCTGTGTTACAGGAGATGGTGA